The nucleotide window CGGGTGATCTTGATCCGCCACGGCGAGTCGCACTGGAACGCGGCCGGGCGGTGGCAGGGCCAGCAGGGCCCGGGGTTGTCAGACCTCGGTCACCGGCAGGCCAAGGTCACCGCGGCGCACCTGGCGGCGCACATCGACGATGTGTCGTTGCTGGTCAGCAGCGACCTGCCACGGGTGACCGAGACCGCCGAACCGGCGGCCCGGGCACTCGGATTGACCGTCGAGACCGACGTGCGACTGCGCGAGATCGACGTGGGGTGGTGGAGTGGGCTCACGACCGACGAGGTGCTGGCCCGTGCGCCGGACGCCATGGCTGCCATCCGTGCCGGCGACGACCTGCCACGCGGTGGCGCCGAGACCGT belongs to Euzebyales bacterium and includes:
- a CDS encoding histidine phosphatase family protein produces the protein MILIRHGESHWNAAGRWQGQQGPGLSDLGHRQAKVTAAHLAAHIDDVSLLVSSDLPRVTETAEPAARALGLTVETDVRLREIDVGWWSGLTTDEVLARAPDAMAAIRAGDDLPRGGAETVGDMRARVTAAVAELIASCDGGTAMVFCHGGPVRAVVGDALGLSVADERVLAGPGNCSRTVLTYCNGRTRLACYNETAHLVGV